The DNA segment AGCTGACCTCATCGGTCGCCGCGGATCTCGGCCGGCAGCTGCGTGCCGCTGGGGTGAGCCTCAATTACGGGCCCAGCGTCGACGTCAACTCGAACCCGGACAATCCGATCATCGGGGTGCGGTCCTTCGGCGTCGACCCGAAGGTGGTGTGCCGCCACGCCGGTGCCTGGGTACGCGGCCTGCAGTCGTCCGGGGTCGCCGCCTGCGCCAAGCACTTCCCCGGCCACGGCGACGTGGCCGTCGACTCCCACCACGGGCTGCCCGTCTACGACACGACCCGTGAGGAACTGGAGGCCCAGGCGCTTCCCCCGTTCCGCGCGGCGCTGGACGCCGGTGCGCGTGCGGTCATGAGCGCGCACCTTCTCGTGCCCGCCTGCGACCCCGCGGTCCCGGCCACGCTGAGTTCACGCATCCTCGGCGACCTGCTGCGCGGTGAGCTGGGATTCGACGGCCTGATCATCACCGACGCCATCGAGATGGGTGCGGTCGCCGACCGTTACGGCGTCACCGGTGCCGCGGTCGCGGCCGTGACGGCCGGCGCCGATGCCATCTGCGTCGGCGGGGAGAACGCCGACGAGGGTATCGCCACCGGCATCGTCGACGCGCTGGCGCAAGCCGTGCTCGCCGGGGACCTGCCCGTCGAACGTCTCACCGATGCCGCCCGCCGCGTCCGTGAATTCGCCGCATGGTCCTCCCGCCTCGCCCCCGCCGCTTCGGACGGCTCCGTTCCGGACGGCTCCGTCGGCCTCTCGGCCGCCCGGCGGGCCATCCGCGTGCGAGGAGCCACGCACGGCGTCCTGCCGGTGTCCGCCTCACCGCATGTCGTCGAGCTGTCGCCCGCCACCAACCTCGCCATCGGCAAGGAGACCCCCTGGGGCGTGGCCGCTTCCCTGCTCCAGCACATCCCCAGCGCGACCTCGGTCCGGCTGGGGCAGGAGAACCTGGACCCGCCGGCCGCCACCGCGGACCTCTGCGGACTGGACGGGGCACGGGGACGCCCGCTCGTCGTCGTCGTCCGTGACGCCGCCCGTCATCGCTGGATGACCCACGCCCTGGAGGAGATCACCGGAGCCAGGCCCGACGCGATCGTCGTGGAGATGGGCCTTCCCGGACAGCGCTGGGGAGCGACGACCCTGGACACCCACGGAGCCTCCACCGCTTCCGGGGCCGCCGTGGCCGAGCTGTTGGCAGGTGCACCTGCAAGGCCGTAGCGGCCCTTGCCCCGAGGCCCATCCATCGCCGCACCGAACAGATCCGGCCACAGATCCCGACCGATCCACGGCGGCATCAGGACAGGTGACCGGATCTGCGACAGGCCGAGGGCCGCCCCGTGGATCGAGACCGCCGGCTCACCACGCACCCCGATCCGCCGAGCACGTCACCCGCTACACTGGCTGCGGCGAGCAGGCAGGCCCTCACCGGCCGACCACCAACCTGTCCGAAGCATGTCGCCTTCGTCGCCCTCGTAGCTCAGGGGATAGAGCACCGCTCTCCTAAAGCGGGTGTCGCAGGTTCGAATCCTGCCGGGGGCACAGAGAAACACCAGGTCAAAGGCCCTTCCGCCCGTGGGCGGGAGGGCCTTCGTACTCGCAGCACACATGCGGCTGCGGGCAAAGGTGGGGAGCTGTGCGGTATGCCCGCGAAGGACGAGCCGGCTCGCCGCCGGCACGAGAGGCTGATCGACCGGCTCGAGTCGATGATGCTGGCTGCGCTGAGGCCGGAGGACGAGGGGTACTACGGGCAGCTCATCCTTGACGCTGACGATCTTGCAGAGATGGGCGAGTTCAAGGACGTCCGGCGTGCCGCCAGGGAAGCGGGACGGCATCTCGACTGGAGGACGACCACCCACCTCGTCGGCGGGAGGCTCTTCGTCCTCGACGAGCGCGAGGTGCCCGAGAGGATCGAGCGGTTGGCCGGGGATGCGGCCGCTGCTGCGATGGACTGAATCCGGGACGAAGCCGTCGGCCGCGACTGACCTTTTCCGAGGAAGACCCGAAGGGGCACCCCACCGCATGAGCCCGGTGGGGTCCCCCTTCGGTTGCGGCCCCCGGGACGGGTCAGGCACGCATCACGCGGCGTCTTCCTCCAGGGCGGCCACGGTCTCGGCGGCCTCACGGGCCTTCCGCTCCGCCTACTCCAGCTTGACCTTCGCCTTGGCCAGTTGCTTGGAGCGGCGCTTGCATCTCCTTCGAGACCTCGTCCAGGCGGCGAGGTCCGAAGATCTCGACCCCTCCGAGCGGGAGAGCGCGAACGGGATCGAGGACATGCACCGAGAATCCATCGCAGGCTGCGAGGACGCCGCCATTGGCAAGGTTGAGCGCACGACCAGTTAGAGAGTTCTATTCCTCGGCATCCCGCGACGGACGTTCTTCTTGGTGCAGCACCTTCTCCATAAAGGAACGAATCGTGGTCTCGTACGGCTTGTACGAGAAATCTCCGCCGGGCGGGCGCAGCGAGATCAAGTCATGTGCCACGACGAGAAGCGAAAGCAACAGGCGGTTAACGTCTGAGGATGAGACATCAGAGTGAAGGCCCTTGTTACTCAGACTGTCCAGCCTGTCGATACGCTTCCCCAAGTCCTCGACGTTCGCGATGAGCAGTTCCCGCGTGGTGTCAGAGGTGACGTTTTCCGCGATGTACGCCCATAGGCGGTTCCGGTACTCAGCCTGGCCGACCTTTCGCCCGTTGACTTTCTCTTCACGGGGAGGATAGAGGCAGTCAGCAAGCTTTTCCGTGAATCGACGGCAAGACAGCGACACATGCGCCAGCTCTTCCCCTGTCTCGTGGCTCTCGAACGCCTTGAGGGCCGCGTGGAGCCGTTGATTGAGAATATCCGTGTACAGCACGGCCTCCTTCTCAACCCCCTAGCCCGGCACCAGCGAACTCACTCGACCTACCAGAGGTCTCCATCGCTGCGTGGAACCATTCCCCCTTCGGGTTCGGAAAACAACGGGGTCACGGCACCAGTCCAGCGGAGTGCGCATCCCTGTCGCCGTCCCAACCGGCCGTCCTTCGGACGGGAGTGCCTTCGCAGGACACGCACGGCACATGTGCGGCTGCGGGCAGAGTTGGCGAGCCGTGCGAAATGCCCGCGAAGGGCGAGCCGGCCCGGCACCGGGACGAGAAGTCGCACGAAGCTCACCGGCCCACCGACCGTGCAAGCACGGCAAAGAAGGCATGGGCAACGGGCAACCACCAAGCGGAAACATCTCTCTGACTGGTGGTACACCAGCGCATGGCCTGGTGTACCACCAGCAAAACATGGAGATCACGAGGAGACATTCAGGACAACATCTCCAGGAGTCCTGACTCGCCACAGCCCAAACGCCCTGGCTCGGCCGACCGCACAGCGAGCCACAGGGGCATCCCACGCGGACTACAAGCGCCGCATGTCCAGAAAGAACTAGATGCATCACCGAATACGAGCGAGCGCCCGTCTTGCTGCGCTCGGCGCGGCCGCAGCAATTCTGTTTGCCTCGCCCGGCGTAGCATCGGCCGCGCCGAGTCCGGCCGCACCGACGGCGACGCCGTCCGGGTCTGCTGAGGCTCCGGACACCAGTGGAGATTTCTCCGATGCCTCCCCTGCCCCGTCAGGTACCCCGCCCACTGCCCGGCCGACGGACGCGGCAAAGCAGAAAACCACTGCTCCGGAATCCCCCGCTCCCATTTCCGGGGCGGACACGCCGAAGCCGGAGGACCCTGCGACGGGGATGCCCGAGGGCTCCACGACGCCCCAGGAATCCGTAGCGCCGGATGGCGAACTCAAGGCAACGCCCGAAGAGATCGCGGAGGCAAAAAAGGCGGAATCGTACTGGACTCCGGAACGCATCGCGGATGCAGTGCCTGCCAATCCGGAAAAGGGCGTTGAGGGATCGCCAACTCTTGGCAGCCTCATGAGATCTCCCTCGCACATCGACAACAACGGTGTGGCCACCGCCGGCGTCTTTCTGATCAGCCAGGACGACGA comes from the Streptomyces sp. NBC_00525 genome and includes:
- a CDS encoding glycoside hydrolase family 3 protein yields the protein MSVRGNTELRQLALSVLQPGFVGTTPPDWLLRAVQDGLGSVVLFSRNILSIEQVARLTERLRAENPDLIVAIDEESGDVTRIESATGSSRPGNFALGYVDDPELTSSVAADLGRQLRAAGVSLNYGPSVDVNSNPDNPIIGVRSFGVDPKVVCRHAGAWVRGLQSSGVAACAKHFPGHGDVAVDSHHGLPVYDTTREELEAQALPPFRAALDAGARAVMSAHLLVPACDPAVPATLSSRILGDLLRGELGFDGLIITDAIEMGAVADRYGVTGAAVAAVTAGADAICVGGENADEGIATGIVDALAQAVLAGDLPVERLTDAARRVREFAAWSSRLAPAASDGSVPDGSVGLSAARRAIRVRGATHGVLPVSASPHVVELSPATNLAIGKETPWGVAASLLQHIPSATSVRLGQENLDPPAATADLCGLDGARGRPLVVVVRDAARHRWMTHALEEITGARPDAIVVEMGLPGQRWGATTLDTHGASTASGAAVAELLAGAPARP